Genomic DNA from Kiritimatiellia bacterium:
GGCGTTGAGGACGATGGCCTCCCAGCGGCGGCAGCGATTTTCCTTTCCCGACGGACGGACCACGCCCCGCTCGGTCCAGACCGGCGCGATAGTGGAAGCGCCCAGCTCGACGGCCTTCTGCATGATCCAGTCCATGGGACCCTCGCGCAGGACCGCCAGGGCCAGCGTGACGGCCGGCCGCGGCTCGGGCTTCTGCACGCGGGACAGGACACGGAGGCGGACCTGATCCTTACGGACTTCCAGGACCTCGGCAAGGCCCTCCCCGCCCCGGCCGTTGAACATCTCCACCCGGGCTCCGGCGTGAACCCGAAGCACGCGGGCCAGGTGATGCCCCTCGTCCCCGGAGACGTCCACTTCCCCGCTCTCCCACGCCGCGCCGGGAATGTACGCGCGCGCGTGTGTTTTGCCGGGTTCGCTCATCTGTCTTTCATCCGTGGAATCCGCGCCATCCACGGTTCCTTCCGTCGAACATCATTTCTCGAGGATTCGCTTGCGCTCGTAGAAAATCTCCGCCAGCTTGCGCAGGCGGGCCGTCTGCGGATGATTTTCGCCCTCGAACGATTCCGCGAGCTGGCGAAGCAGGTCCTTCTGCTTGCCGGAGAGCCGGGCCGGCGGCTCGATGACGACGCGGACGTGCTGGTCGCCGCCGCGCAGCAGGTGCCCGCCCGTCACGCCCTTGCCCTTGAGACGGAACAGCGTCCCGCTCTGGGTGCCGGCCGGGATCTTCAGGGGGACATAGCCGTGCAGGGTGGGCACCTCGACCTCGCCGCCGAGCGCAGCGACATCGTACGGGATGGGCCACTCGACGAAGATATCCTCGTCGCGGCGCTGGAACAGCTCGTGCGGCTTGACGTGGAGCACGACGTAGAGGTCGCCCGGCGCGCCGCCGCGGACCCCGCCCTCGCCCTTTCCGGCCAGCCGCAGGCGGGAGCCGGTCTCGACGCCCGCGGGGATCTTGAGCGAGAGCGCCGAGCGGCCCTTCACGCGGCCCTCGCCGCGGCATTCGCGGCAGGGTTGCGAGACGGTCTCGCCGGTCCCGCCGCACGCCGGGCAGGTCTGCCGGATCTGGAAGAACCCGTTGGACGCGACGGTGACGCCCATCCCGTTGCATCGGCGGCAGGTCTCCCGCTTGCTCCCGGGCGCCGCGCCGGTGCCCTTGCAGGCGCCGCACTCCTGCAGGATGGGCAGGGTCAGTTCGCGCTCGGAGCCCAGCACCGCCTCCTCGAAATCGATTTCGAGGTCGAAGCGGAGGTCGTTGCCGCGCTCGGCGCCGCCGGCCTCCGCGCGGCCCCGCCCGCCGCCGAAGAAATTATCGAAGATGCTCCCGCCGCCGCCGAACGCGCCCATGAACGTGCGCAGGGCCTCCTCGAGATCGATGCCGCCGAAGCCGAACCCGCCGCCCGCGCCCGGCCCGAACGCGCGGTGCCCGAACTGGTCGTAGCGCGGGCGCTTCTCGGGATCGGAGAGGATTTCGTAGGCCTCGGAGATCTCCTTGAACTGCTCCTCCGCCTCGACGTTGCCGGGGTTCTTGTCGGGATGGAACTGGACGGCCAGCTTGCGGTAGGCCTTCTTGATCTCGTCGGCCGAGGCGCCGCGGGCGACGCCGAGGACCTCGTAGTAATCTCGTTTGGCCGGGGGCATCTATTCCGCCCCGGCTTCCGGGCCGCGGCTGACGACCACCTGCGCCGCGCGCAGCAGCTTTCCGCCCAGGCGATAGCCCGCGCGGGTCTGCTCGATGACCCGGTCCGCGGGGACGGTTTCCGAGGGCAGGTGGCTGACGGCCTCGTGCACCTCCGGGTTGAAGGGCTGGCCGTCGGCGGCGATCGGCTCCAGCCCGGCTTTCCGCATCACGGCCTGCAGCTGGTCGCAGACCAGCTGGAACCCGTCCACGACCGAGGGATCGGCGCCGTGCTCGCGTGCGGTCTTCAGGCCCATCTCGAAGTGATCGGCGACGGGCAGGAGGTCGCGCAGCAGGTCCTCCGCGGCACGCGCGGCCTGCTCCTGCCGCTCGCGGGCGGAGCGCTTGCG
This window encodes:
- the dnaJ gene encoding molecular chaperone DnaJ, which codes for MPPAKRDYYEVLGVARGASADEIKKAYRKLAVQFHPDKNPGNVEAEEQFKEISEAYEILSDPEKRPRYDQFGHRAFGPGAGGGFGFGGIDLEEALRTFMGAFGGGGSIFDNFFGGGRGRAEAGGAERGNDLRFDLEIDFEEAVLGSERELTLPILQECGACKGTGAAPGSKRETCRRCNGMGVTVASNGFFQIRQTCPACGGTGETVSQPCRECRGEGRVKGRSALSLKIPAGVETGSRLRLAGKGEGGVRGGAPGDLYVVLHVKPHELFQRRDEDIFVEWPIPYDVAALGGEVEVPTLHGYVPLKIPAGTQSGTLFRLKGKGVTGGHLLRGGDQHVRVVIEPPARLSGKQKDLLRQLAESFEGENHPQTARLRKLAEIFYERKRILEK
- a CDS encoding 16S rRNA (uracil(1498)-N(3))-methyltransferase, with translation MSEPGKTHARAYIPGAAWESGEVDVSGDEGHHLARVLRVHAGARVEMFNGRGGEGLAEVLEVRKDQVRLRVLSRVQKPEPRPAVTLALAVLREGPMDWIMQKAVELGASTIAPVWTERGVVRPSGKENRCRRWEAIVLNAARQCRAAWLPAVEAPVGLPAFLARPREGLFLVGALEPGAVPLRRTLAAEPSPERVTVLVGPEGDFTPGELAAARRAGAVPVTLGERTLRAETAALFMLSALCCRWG
- a CDS encoding nucleotide exchange factor GrpE — protein: MKKHPAEPAPAAGEKPAPGAAEPAPGEEEVVSREIETLKDQMLRLQADFDNYRKRSARERQEQAARAAEDLLRDLLPVADHFEMGLKTAREHGADPSVVDGFQLVCDQLQAVMRKAGLEPIAADGQPFNPEVHEAVSHLPSETVPADRVIEQTRAGYRLGGKLLRAAQVVVSRGPEAGAE